The Leishmania braziliensis MHOM/BR/75/M2904 complete genome, chromosome 12 genome window below encodes:
- a CDS encoding putative ornithine decarboxylase has protein sequence MMTMVPPVSVLDVDAVPDRLHTCKRRLLEQYHIDSRSITLNPLSRANTTAGRNEAAQLSDVDAQQPILPTECNKQTPEYVQEVALGAAADSTVNQHTAVAASQDIVDLFFLEGSQAVNGLCFSPYPTYGWRTAEERRAAIYAVFKKYNVATHLPASPAALATAQHHHSHHQHASIHAINKMAIETREQYWRRLSNVYIEKGVKAAAATAAATTTPTNCTISGVPRHEPEDPFYIIDLGRVVEQMARWRHELPMVRPYFAVKSNPQLALLEVLGALGSGFDCASKGEIQTVLDNHLVASPDDIIFANPCKQPGDMREAQARGVTYVTVDNLLEIEKISRLMPSARAVIRIKTNDSKAKCAFSTKFGVPLNDVESLLQAARQFKVDVYGVSFHVGSSNSDPATYVSAVRDAYHVFQQASQYGFNCTLLDIGGGFPSVETNTASGEATFEDIARAIRPVLEELFGGGDVTIISEPGRYFTASTHALLVNVFASRKLRMSDVEKASSQALQSVVPMDEPEEYQYYVNDGLYHSFNCIIFDHAHPTLLLLNDGDGADAVEGNKEEGETSLSSRTRRPLRITTIFGPTCDSLDCILRKQPFPEMKLGDWILVPDMGSYTTAAAAPFNGFSTHRFEWVSSIAL, from the coding sequence ATGATGACGATGGTACCGCCGGTGTCTGTCCTCGACGTCGATGCAGTCCCGGATCGCCTGCATACCTGCAAGAGACGGCTATTGGAGCAGTACCACATCGACTCCCGATCCATCACCCTCAACCCACTGAGCCGGGccaacaccaccgccggcaggaatgaggcggcgcagctcagTGACGtggatgcgcagcagcccatCCTGCCGACTGAATGCAACAAGCAAACGCCCGAGTACGTGCAGGAGGTGGCCctgggtgctgctgcagactCGACTGTGAATCAGCATACCGCTGTCGCAGCCAGCCAGGACATTGTGgacctcttcttcctcgagGGAAGCCAGGCCGTCAACGGCTTGTGCTTCTCGCCCTACCCCACCTACGGCTGGCGcacggcggaggagcgccgGGCTGCCATTTATGCAGTGTTCAAGAAGTACAATGTGGCCACGCACCTGCCTGCCTCACCGGCTGCCCTGGCCAccgcgcagcaccaccacagccaTCATCAGCACGCCTCCATCCACGCCATCAACAAGATGGCGATCGAGACGCGGGAGCAGTACTGGCGCCGCCTGTCAAACGTGTACATCGAGAAGGGtgtgaaggcggcggcagccaccgccgctgcgactACAACTCCGACGAACTGTACCATCTCAGGTGTCCCTCGCCACGAGCCCGAGGACCCGTTCTACATCATTGACCTCGGCCGTGTCGTGGAGCAGATGGCGCGCTGGCGCCACGAGCTGCCGATGGTGCGGCCCTACTTCGCCGTCAAAAGTAACCCGCAACTTGCACTTCTGGAGGTGCTCGGGGCCCTCGGCTCCGGCTTTGACTGCGCGTCGAAGGGGGAAATCCAAACGGTGCTGGACAACCACCTCGTGGCGTCGCCAGACGACATCATCTTTGCCAACCCATGCAAGCAGCCTGGCGACATGCGGGAGGCGCAGGCACGCGGCGTGACCTACGTGACGGTGGACAACCTGCTAGAGATTGAGAAAATCAGCCGCCTCATGCCCTCAGCCCGCGCGGTCATCCGAATCAAGACAAACGACAGCAAGGCCAAgtgcgccttctccaccaaGTTCGGTGTCCCCCTTAACGATGTTGAGAgcctgctgcaggcggcTCGCCAGTTCAAAGTCGACGTGTACGGCGTCAGCTTTCacgtcggcagcagcaacagcgaccCGGCTACGTACGTGTCCGCAGTGCGCGACGCCTACCACGTCTTCCAGCAAGCCTCCCAGTACGGCTTCAACTGTACTCTGCTTGacatcggcggcggcttccCGAGCGTGGAGACCAACACGGCGAGCGGCGAGGCCACTTTCGAGGACATCGCCCGTGCGATTCGGCcagtgctggaggagctctTCGGGGGTGGTGATGTGACCATCATCAGTGAGCCCGGTCGCTACTTCACGGCTTCCACGCACGCACTTCTCGTGAACGTCTTCGCCTCCCGCAAGCTGCGGATGTCCgatgtggagaaggcgagcTCCCAGGCCCTCCAGTCTGTCGTGCCGATGGACGAGCCCGAGGAGTACCAGTACTACGTCAACGACGGCCTCTACCACAGCTTCAACTGTATCATCTTCGATCACGCCCATCCGACGCTTCTCCTGCTgaacgacggcgacggtgctgacGCAGTGGAGGGCaacaaggaggagggcgagacCTCGCTGAGCAGCCGCACACGCCGCCCGTTGCGCATCACGACCATCTTCGGACCCACCTGCGACTCGCTGGATTGTATCCTGAGGAAGCAGCCCTTCCCAGAGATGAAGCTGGGCGACTGGATTCTGGTCCCGGACATGGGCAGCtacaccactgccgccgccgcccccttcAACGGCTTCTCGACGCACCGCTTTGAATGGGTGAGCTCTATTGCCTTATAG